Genomic DNA from Mastomys coucha isolate ucsf_1 unplaced genomic scaffold, UCSF_Mcou_1 pScaffold16, whole genome shotgun sequence:
agcttgtctcaaaagtaaaggTGTATGGCTCCTGAAGAAAGACACCCAAAGTTGACTTTTCTCTTCTACATGAATATAAATACATGCTCCCATATAGCTGGACAGACATATACAAGCACATACCATCCTCTACCCACACATACAAAAGAGGAGTAATATTGGGATTCAATAGCACTTATGGGTGAAACTACCCTAGCCAGTCCTCCATAATCCACagagttgtgtgtgtgcgtgtgcacgtgcgTGCTCCCTGATATTCATGGGGCTCTTATCCAGTAAAAACCAAGTGTCCCATAACTCTTATGAACAGGTAGATATTACTGTAAGAGATGGCAAGCCATCACCTccattttgttcttcatttttccaACATATTTTCCAACACAGTCTTGTCTAAGTATGTTAATGCTGAAGTATAGTGGCTTTGAAAGAAAatagcacttgcttagcatgtgaaaTGTACTAGCCTTAATGTATAGTTTTAAAACCATTAATTTATCAACTaaataagacaagaaaacaacaaaccctGATGCTTCCCTGTATAAAGAAACATCGTTCTTAGACTTCTGGAAACCCTGTTTTCCTAGATGGAGTATGACCAAATGGGCAAAGTTATGGTTTATTACTTCATGTATCTAGCTTTAATACTTACTCCAAAATTTGACTTTCAAGCATCATTCAGTGGAACACAGGTGTAACTGAGCACCTAGGAGGCAAAAGAGCTCaagaaggtcaagagttcaaggtcattctctgttGTAGCATTTTTTcagtccaatcacattagggcagtgacagttctgtgattggacaggaatagagaggtggagctagaagttgaggagggaaaagagcagagagcaggagagaacaGAGATCTTCatatggaggcagaggaagatgacgatTCAGACCCCTCatggttataacaaccaagttaaggtttttacaagaTTAGGATAATTGGgataaaacattgtctttatcattgggctctgaaattattgtattggtatcttgtaaattgtgatcttattattatataaacctgattaggtaattaagccttaagagtcatgctttacttaccgggtactaggcactagatgaatgattgtgggggtatgtaaagagttgcatgtgaacGAGATGATGCTGCTAGCTGGAAGACAATAGCAAGAACCtgctgggacatagtgttgtggccggATGGTACCAACACTAGAACGTAGTCTGGTGGGAAAGAGTTTGCGGAGTGGGTTCCTTTTCAATATTTCCCGCAACAATTCTCAGCTCCTTATTAaatccaaggtcagcctggctacaggagagagatcttgtctccaaaaaacaacaaaacactccAGTTTCCTTGAtgaatttcattaatatttattggATATCAATTTGATACAGGAACTACAAGTACTGCAATTCCACATGATTAAGACAACACCCGTTCAGGGTCCTTAAACTCTAGCAGCTGGACAAAAAGAATTTGGGTAAGGTCAAACAGCCAGGCACAAACAGGTGCTGCAAACATCAGTTTTGATTGACTGCTGGATGATATTGAGAGATACCTGGGGGAATCTTTGCATCTGTGAGGACCTGGGAAATCTTTGCATCTGTGAGGACCTGGGAGATCTTTGTGTCTGTGAGGACCtgggagatctttgcatctgTGAGGACCTGGGAAATCTTTGCGTCTGTGAGGACCtgggagatctttgcatctgTGAGGACCTGGGAAATCTTTGCATCTGTGAGGACCTGGGAAATCTTTGCATCTGTGAGGACCtgggagatctttgcatctgTGAGGACCTTTTCAGAGAGGATTAACTCAGGGGAGACCTGCCTTGAAGGTAAGCAACACCACCAAAGAGGTAAGAggctctgaggaaataaaaatggaagagaagCCAGGCGGTATATACAAGATCCAGTCTTCCTTGGTAAGTCCATCTACAGTTGCAGTTATCACCCAGGGATTTGAGACTCCAGCTTCATCAGCTACTCAGCATTGCCTAATTACAGGGACTCTCTAGGGAGCTTCCAGCCCATCAGAATCACAATGGGGCTGCAGCATCCACACCCCTGTCCCAGAGATTTCAGGTTTTGGAACCAAGAAGCTACTGGCTTCCCTGGACCTCCACTCTGCAGATGACCATCACAAAGTTGTCTAGCCTCCGATCACGTGAAGAAATCTAATAAATCCCCTCTTACAACTATATATGACTTCTATTGGTTCTATCCTCTAGAGAATCTTAGCACAGATATTTAACAGCCTTTCAAGTCATTAAAATTGTCCTCAATATGATGTAAAACTCTTAAAATGAGACTTACGAGGATACAACTGAAGACTtttaatcaggaaaaaaaaatgacttaatcAAACCtgaggttctttttttaaaaactgctttggTTAGTAGATTAATATTTGATTGTATGTGAAAATGACAAGATTCACTGAGAAAAAATAGGAGTTGACTATATTAACCTACACAAGAGTTAATATAGGTCTGAGAAACAGCCATATCACGCATGGCAGGGACGAGAAAAGTGAACTGATTCAAGAGACAGCTAGGAGTCACATTAAAATGCAGGAATTGACTAAGTATGGGTAAATGGGAAATGAGCATTGGAGCTGCCTCAGAGAGTGAAGTCGTGGGAAATATTGTACAGTAGATTGGTGACAAGCTAGAAGTGGGATCAGGACATTTGTACTTAACTAGTAGGTTCTGCTTAGGGCACACTGTGTGTCTGTTGGTAGGGCCAATAAAGACATATTCCATCAGTTCATGGAGATACAGGCTTGAGATTCAAGAGAAAGATCTGGCCAGAAAATGAAGAGTGCTGCATTCTCACAGAGCACTCACAGGGACTCTTACAAGGGTGCTCACAACCCGTAGCAAGGGACTCAGTTTCAGCCGAAGGGCAGAGCAAGAGCTACATGGAAACTACACAATTcctcaaattctttttattttaacactAAGACCAGCACATAAAAGATGCTTTATTAATGAGCTGACATATGAACTCAATCACAAATATGTTAATTGAATCACTAATTGGATTCTAATAATTTACCATCACAGCCGGAGTCACAGTAACATACATACAGGTTTTGTACAGGATAGGAATTCTGCAAGGGGCATAAAGACTTCACAACAACCTTCTATTAACATCTTAAGCAAAGTAACTTatgcataaaatgtaaaaagcttaTCTTCAGATGTTTGCGCAGAGTCCAacagaaaagaatatactttactctttttttatATGACACACTTCAGACAGCAATAGTAAGATTGACTTTCTAGTCCCCCTTACATCTATTTTTACTTctgttgttttgttccttttcagTATTCCAGAAGAACAGTTAGTTCACTTTGAGATCAACCTTTTATTTCCACACTGAAAGGAATTTAATAACAGCCAGAGtctaagttttaaatatatacacaaaattaataTCATAACTAAGTATAAGACTATGTTGAATATTTCGAAAATGTGAGGAATACACTCACAAGTTCTGCCATATTTACAAAAATATGCCTACACTGAAACTTCAGCATCCAGAAAAGTGCAACTAGTTTAACATctcattttcttacttttctgtgtGAACAAAATAAGAGTTTTAATTATCTTTGGTTGGGTACCTTTGAAATAAAAGCTATATTCATAAAACCATTAAATCAAAATTTCTAATGCTCCCCTATTTATAgatatacttttgtttttatatatatttttgttaccAAAAATATAGtcactttaaaaacagaaaacgtGAAATTTGTTGAAAACCAAAATTTGCAAATTGGAATAAACTCAGTTTTTGAGATTTCTTACCAATGAGTTCACTCATTGTATAATCAAATTGTATTTCCTTAGCATAAATTGCTCTACTGAAGGTGAActccaaagaaaataattctaCAGTGTCTGTAAACATATTAGAGCTTTGGTGGAAGAGGGGTgaactttttaaaactaaactcAAATTGTTACAAAATTATGTTTTagtctcatttaatttttactatGAACTTTGTTTGATCCTGTCCAGGAATGGTAACAGAAGCTGTATAGTTCTAAAGGACTTTAACAATTAGCAATCAACAAAAGAGCTGAGTTGCTTACTTGTCTTCTAAACAGTATCTACATAAAGCAGGAATGgctcaaaacaagaaacaaaacaatcattttcatttcttttcagtctGATAATTTCAGATTTtgattctgaattaaaaaaacaaactttcaaTGGTTTGTACATTTGATTTTAAGGACAATTAATTGCTCACTGAATACATAAGAATCTCTCTCCCATCATTGCCAAAACATTACTTGTATAGCAAATGTGTTTATTCTCTTGAAGCTATCTTGAAGTCACCGCCTTAGCAAGCCATGTTTACCTCATTTGGGTTTTAGGAAGGACAATAAAACCGAAACACCCTAAGAGAGATCCCATGGCTCCCTAGGGAAATCTAAGTTGTTTAGCAGCTTTTCATCAAGTGATGAGGGAGCCCATGGAGTCCACAGCATCCCTGATGCAGATCCTAGTGTGCTCTCAGAGTTAACACTTACTTCTCCCTTTTAACCATGCTGATACCAACTCCTTGTTCaggtttccttccctcctctacTCATAATTCAGCCTACCATCCGAGCATTGGTAATCAGAACGTTTTGCCACAGCAATCTGTTTATTTTCACCTCATTCCTCCAGCCAGTTTTCCAGGAATAATACCACTGGAGCTTCCATTCTGTTGCTTTTGAGTCAATAGGATGGGAAGTCTGCATGCACTAGCCAGAAAACCTTCCCTAACCAGGTTGGCAGCTCTGGTCACAATTCACCCATGTGCTTTCACACATGCGTTCTTACACATTAGTAGCTTCTGAAAAAGAGTCAGTGGGATCATTCTTCTTTTTGACTTCCAGGTTCTTTTTAGCCTTGAAGGTCATGGACACCTCGGAGTGAATGGCATCCAACCTCTGCTCACAGCGGAAGGCTGAAAGGAAAGCTTTTCTGTAGTTGCTGTTCATCCAGCCGTAGAGAAGGGGGTTGGCAAAGGTGGAGCACATGGCAATGATGTGGAACACGGTGAAGATGAGTTTGTACTCCTTCAGGTCCAGGACATGGCTGTCAATGTCTACAGCGAGTTGGAAGGCGTGGAGGGGCAGCCAACTGACTGCAAACACCACTACCACGCACACCAGCATTTTGGTTGTTTTGTGCCTTCGCTGATGGTAATTGTCACTTGAAGCTCCAGGACTGACGTGGTTCTTCAGCTTACTCCAGATACGGGTGTAGGAGAAAGATATGATGCCCAGAGGCAAAACGTAGAGGATTAGCAGGGTGGAAAGGCTGTAGACTGTACCGTACACACTCTTCTCTTCCCCAGGCCACTTCTCAGTACAGGCCACAATCTCGAAGTCAGGAATGATCTCAATCAGTGAGTACTCCCGGAAGATGGCCAGTGGACTTGCCAGCAGAGCGCTGATGCCCCAGGCCAGGCCAATAATCAGGAAGCTGATTCGCTTGGAGATCTTGCTCTCCAGGTGGTAGACAATGCAACGATGGCGGTCAAGAGCAATGACTGTCAAAGTTATCGTGGACACTTGTACTGCTAAACCCTGGGCATAGGGCACCAAATGGCACAAGACTGGACCCATTTTCCACTCCCCCATCAAAGTATAGGTAAGAGTGAAGGGTAGGCACAGGGTGTTCACCAAAAGATCCGCCACAGCCAGGTTGGCAATAAAAAAGTTGGTTACTGTGCGCATGCTCTTGAATTTGATCACCACATGGATTACCAGGGAGTTGCCAACTACCCCCAGCAAAATGATGGAGCAATAGGCCAATATGAGGACCACCTGCACCTCAACCAGTTTGGTGCTGTCTATGAGCTCTGGCTCTGGATCAGGGGGCAACTCACCTCTAGGAGTGGTGTGCCCCTGCCCATATGGCTCCACCTTCACTTCTACAGTTTggttctcttctgcctctgcaccTACTGGGCCCATCTTCAGCACCACTTCACTTTCACTTGGCCTGTAAATTTCACAAGAAtctataataaaaatgacattagAAAGTTAGTGGAACAGAGAATCATTCTAAAGGGATTGCTTTAGTTGAGACTAAGCTCCTCAGGATAGCTGTGTTCTGATTCATCACACCGCAGATCTCGTAAAAGCTTGATAAAGCAAATCCTTTACATAAGTCTATTAACAACGAGGGATAGGTGAAACCAGGAATTCAAACTATCTGTGATCATGACAAGAACACATTTTTCTATCAGAGAGAACCAGTTCCACAATGAATGAGATCAAATAAACTCCATTTTAATGCAAAATGAATGCAATATAATTCATCAATTTTATAATTGCTCTGAAGTCAACAAATTAACTTAAAGGAAAGTATCACTCACTTAATTGTTTGAAATGTGTAAGTATATAGCAGCCCGAGATATGACAAAGGGGCAGATATCTGCCTG
This window encodes:
- the Npy2r gene encoding neuropeptide Y receptor type 2 — protein: MGPVGAEAEENQTVEVKVEPYGQGHTTPRGELPPDPEPELIDSTKLVEVQVVLILAYCSIILLGVVGNSLVIHVVIKFKSMRTVTNFFIANLAVADLLVNTLCLPFTLTYTLMGEWKMGPVLCHLVPYAQGLAVQVSTITLTVIALDRHRCIVYHLESKISKRISFLIIGLAWGISALLASPLAIFREYSLIEIIPDFEIVACTEKWPGEEKSVYGTVYSLSTLLILYVLPLGIISFSYTRIWSKLKNHVSPGASSDNYHQRRHKTTKMLVCVVVVFAVSWLPLHAFQLAVDIDSHVLDLKEYKLIFTVFHIIAMCSTFANPLLYGWMNSNYRKAFLSAFRCEQRLDAIHSEVSMTFKAKKNLEVKKKNDPTDSFSEATNV